The genome window GCCGGTAACGCATGGGCATATCATCAATGTGGTGGCGACGCCGAAGAAGAGCGTGAGCGTGGAGGCGGTGCTGGAGGCGTTCCGCGCGCACCCGAGGATGCGTGTGGTGCGGATAGAGGACGGGTTTGACTCCAACACGGCGTTTTTCAAGTATGCGCGGGAATTAGGGAACAAGCGAGGGGACATGTACGAGATTGGGGTGTGGGAGGAGTGCGTGGCGAAGTCGGGGGAGGATGTGATGTTTGCGATCAACATTCCGCAGGAGGCGGTAACGATACCGGAGACGGTGGATGGGATACGGGCGTGCATGGAGATGCAGCGGGATCGGTTGGAGGCGGTGGGGCTGACCAACCGCTACCTGGGGCTTGTGCCGCGGCCTTGAGAGTGAGTTCCGCCTGTACTTGCATATCCAGATAAGGAGATGATGAGATGAGCGTGGAATTGGAGACGGTCATTCCTTTGAGCACGGCGAAGATGAAGTTCGGCCCAGGCGCCACGGAGGAGGTCGGCTACGAGGTGCGAATCCTGGGCGCGAAGAGGGTGCTCCTGGTCGCCGATAAACAACTCTGGCAGTTTGGGCTGATTGACCGAGTCAAGAACGCCCTGGAGTCCGAGGGCGTGGCGGTTGCGATCTACGACGATGTGCATGTGGAGCCTACCGATGAGTCGTTCACCAAAGCGGCGGAGGCGGTTAGGGATAAGCCCTTTGATGCGATTGTCGCTTTGGGTGGGGGCAGCACGATTGACACGGCGAAGGCTATCAACTTGCTGACCACCTATCCTGCCGACATTCACGACTACATCAACAAGCCCATCGGCAAGGGCAAGCCCGTGCCCGGGCCACTGAAGCCGCTGGTGGCCCTTCCGACGACAGCGGGTACCGGCAGCGAGACCACGCCTACCATCGCCCTGGAAGTGGTGTCGCTGCGGGTGAAAACGGGCATGTCGCACGCATACAATCGCCCAACGATGGCGATTGTGGATCCCCTGAACACCATGACCACGCCGCCTGCGGTTACGGCGTCAGCGGGTCTGGACGTGTTCACCCATGCGGCAGAGTCGTACACCATCAAGCCGTACAATGTGAGGCCGAAGCCGCACGATCCGGGCCAGCGGCCCGCGTACATCGGGGCGAACCCGATTTCGGATATCTGGAGCGAGAAGGCGCTGGAGTGGATGGGCAAGTACCTCAGGCGCGCGTACTACAACGGGTATGACCTGGAAGCCCGCACGTACATGGCGCTGGCGGCGTCGTTTGCGGGTATTGGGTTCGGCACAGCCGGGGTGCACATCCCGCACGCCTTGGGCTATCCCATTGCCGGCATGATTCGCGACTGGGTGCCCGAAGGGTATGCGGTGGATCACCCGATGGTGCCCCACGGCCTGGCGACGGCACTCACGGCACCGGCCAGTTTTCGCTTCACGGCGCCCAGCAGCCCGGAACGCCACGCGCGCATCGCCCAATTGCTCGGCGTAAACACGGAGGGCATGTCGGTCATGGACGCGGCGATGACGTTGCCCGCGGCGTTCACGCAACTTATGCGCGACCTGGATTGCCCCAACGGGCTTGCGGCCCTGGGCTATACGGAGGCTGACATCCCCGAGATGGTAGAGGGCGGCTGGAAGCAGCAGCGGCTTTTGGTTGGAAGCCCGCGGCCGCTGACGAAGAAAGACCTGGCGCGGATCTTTGAGGAGTCCATGGTGCTCTGGTAAGAGTCGGCGACACCGGATAGACAGAACATAAACCGCGACCCCCACGGGCTGGGACGGTCGCGGTTTGATGTGGGTGCATTGCGCGCCTATTCGTCAAGGATGGCGATGGCCCGCACCGGCGAACCGGTGCCCTTTCGGATTCGCAGGGGCAGCGCGATGAACGTGAACCGCTTACCCACAAGTTTGTCCAGGTTGCACAGGTTCTCTATGTGGGTTACGCGGCGCTCGGCGCACACCGTGTGGCACGGATAGGTCTTGTCCAACCACATGTCGGGGCTTGTGTTGTCCACGCCGAAGTTGACAGCGCCCTGGTCAATGATGAACTCGGTGGCGTCGCGCGTGAGGCCGGGCTGATGCGTTACGTACTCCGGCTTGCCATAGTAGCGGTCGTAGATGCCGGTGTAGAAGAGCACCGTATCGCCCGGGCGGATTTCCAGGTTCCAGCGTTTGAGTTCGGCCTTGATCTTATCGGCGCCGAACTGGGTCTGCGGCGGCACGTCGCTCACGTCAATGCAGATGGCTGACGTAACGCAATTCTCCAGAGGAATCTCGTCCACGGATGGCGCGTCGGGGTCCCGCGACAGGTGGCTCACGGAGTCAATGTGGGTGGGGCCATGGTCGCACATCATGATGCCACTGGAGCGATACGAGAAGCCGGTGCCGATCATGCGGGCCGATTCCTCGTGAGACATGTGCTCCCAGATCACCGTCTTGGCGTGCCCGGGGTACACGGGCATGCCGGTGTAGATTTCCTGACTGAGGTCAATGATCTTGCCCTTCAGGTTCATGTCCAGACCTCCCTGTGAGATGAATGGTTACGAGCCAGAGGACGGAGCGGGTTGTGGCTCCGTCCTCTGGATTGTGCCATTGGGGCGTGCGCGCGTCAAGCGCGGGCGGCTTCCAGGGCTTTGAGAATGCGCTCGGGCGTCGCCGGGTAGTCGGTAACCCAGACGCCGATGGCGTTGTGGATGGCGTTCAGGATGGCGGGGCCCGCCAGGCTTGCGGTCATCTCGCTGTAGCCTTTGGCGCCGCGGGGGCCATTCGGGTGTGGCACTTCCACGATGTCCTCCACCATTACGGGCGGCATGTCGGCGGCTGTCGTGATGACGTAGTCGGTCAGGTCATGGACGGCGAAGTCCATGCTGGGGTAGTAAGGGCAGATGTTCTCCGTGAGGCCGAAGCCGATGCCCATCATGGCGCCGCCGTTGTTCTGGCCCTTGCAGAGCAGGCGGTTCATTGCCTTGCCGACCTCAAAGACCTGGACCAGTTTTAGGACGTCCACGACGCCGGTTTCGGTGTCCACCTCTACTTCGGCGACACAGCAGCCGAATGCCAGAGAGGCGATGGCGGTCATCTTGCCGGTTTCTGGGTCAAACTGCTGACCCGGGCCGGGGGTGTACGCGCCTGTGCCGACCAGGAACTTGCCGCCCCAGTTGACCATAGCGCCCACCTCGCCCATGGTGAGCGATTTCTCCGGCACGCCTCTGACGAACACCTTGTTGTTGGCCACCTCCACGTCGGCGGGGCTGCACTCAAAGTATTCGGCGGCCCACTCGCGGATTTTCCGTTTCAGGTCTGCGGCCGCCGCCAGCACGGCATTGCCGTCCATGAACGTTACGCGGCTGGCGAAAGTGCCGGTGCACATGGGGCCGGTGTCGGTGTCAATGTTCTGATGGGTGATGTTTTCCAGGGGGACATCCAATTCGTCGGCGGCCAGTTGGCGCAGGATGGTTTTGCATCCCTGGCCGATGTCCACCGCGCCGTTCAACAGGTCAAAGGTGCCGTCTGGCTTGAGGCGAATCTGCGCCTGGCTGGGGTCGCCGCCGCCCTTCAGCCCTGCCGGGTGCGTGCCAACAGAAATGCCGATGCCTCGCTTTTTCATGCTTCCTACCTCCCTCGCGAACTCATGGCCTTCAGGTGAGCCGGAAGTTCAATGCCGGCCAGTTCGGCGGCCCGCTTCATGGCCTCAATCAGTCCGGCGGCTTCAACCTTGAACTGGGTTGCCCCGAGGTCCCCGTCGCGCCATGCGTTGATGAAGTGCACTTCCCACGGGTCCTTGCCGATGGCCTCGGCAACCCGGGCCGTCTGCAGTTGGTCTGCGGCCGTTCCGTTGATGATGCCAAAGCCGCGCATGGAACTGCACGGGGGCTTGTTGGTGAAGACGCAGATGCCGTCCACCCAGATGTTGGGGATGGCATAGGGCCCCGCGACGAGGATGGAGTTCTTGTCCACCACGTAAGGCCCCATGCCCGCGTAGCCACCCGTGTCGTGGACGGTCTTGACGTAGCGGGCGACGATGCGCCCGTCTTTCTTGACGCCGTCCTTGAAGTAGAAGGTCCAGGGGCCGCGCTTGGTGGTGTAGGCGGTCTCCTCGCGGCGGGTGTGCCGATACTTCACGGGCTTGCGAATCTTGAGGGCCATAAGCCCCGCCACGTGGTCGCAATGGATGTCGTTCTTGGAGCCAAAGCCGCCGCCGACGGTACCGCCGATGTAGCGGATTTTGTTCATCGGCAGGTTGAAGATGGCCGTCAGCATGCCCAGGTGGAAGTACAGGTCCTGGCTCACGGTGTAGATGGCCAGGCGGTCGGTCTCGTCAATGTAGGCCACCGAAACCTGGGGCTCCATCGGGGCGTGGTCGTTGGTGGCCGTGGTGTACGTGCCCTCCACGATGACGTCCGCTTCCGCGAAGCCTTTCTCCACGTCCCCGAAGCGGATTTTGCGGGTCTTGCCGCTGTTGAACTCCCAGACATTTCCCTCGGGCCGCACCAGGGGTGCGCCGGGCTCCATGGCCTTGAACGGGTCAAACACCGGCTCTTGTTCCTCAATGTCTATCTTGATCTTCTCAAGAGCCTCCATGGCGGTGTCTTCGTCCACGGCAGCCACGGCTGCGATGCGCTCGCCCTTGTAGCGGATGTGCTCCGGGGTGAAGACGGGCTGGTCGGGGATTAGCCCGTAGGCATTCTTCCCTGGCACATCCTTCGCCGTGATCACGCCGGCGACGCCGGGCATCCGCTCCGCTGCCGAGGTGTCCAGATGGCGGATGACGCCCTTGTGCACCGGGCTGGTGAGCACCTTGATGTAGAGCATGCCGGGGAGTTGGATGTCGTCCACGTACCGGGTTCGGGCGGTTACGTGGCCAATTCCATCGTAGCGTAGCACTGGTTTGCCTACATACTCTGCCATCGTTCCTACTCCTTGTACTTGCCGGCGGCCACTGCCTGAATGGCCTCAACAATTTCCACATACGCGCCGCAGCGGCACAGATTGCCGGAGATGCCCTCTACGATTTGCTCGCGCGTCGGCTTGGGGTTTTTATCCAGCAGGGCCTTGGCCGACATCAACATGCCGGGGGTGCAGAAGCCGCACTGCGCGGCGTAGTGCTCGTGGAACGCCTGCTGCAAGGGGTGCAACTTTCCGTCTTGCTGTAAGCCCTCCACGGTCTGGACGTTCTTCCCGGCCACCGTCAGGCCGATGGTCAGGCATGCGCGCACGGGTTCGCCGTTTACCAGGACGGTGCAGGCCCCGCAGTCGCCGTTGTCGCAGCCGCGCTTGGCGCTGACAACGTTGAGTTTCTCGCGCAGGACGTCCAGGAGTGTGTCGGTTGCCTTGACCAGGGTATCTACCGGCAGGCCGTTCAGGTTAAAGGAAAGTACGTATTTCATGGTCAACTTGCCTCCTTACCTCTAGATGGCAATGCCGGCAGCGGCAGCAAGGGCACGCGCCACCAAGACTTTGCCGGCCTTGCGCCGATACCAGGCGGTCGCGCGCTGGTCGTCTATCGGCGAACTCTCCGCGATGGCCAGTTCGGCCGCCTTCTCAATGCGGGCCTTGTCCAGGAACTCGGCCCCCTCCAGCGCCGACATGGGGAGGACGCACCCCTGGAGCACGCCCTCGGCCTTCTTGCAGCGCAGGGGAACGGGCGCCATGGCTCCCAGGGCCACCCGGGCGTCCACGCACTTCTGGCCTTTCTCCATTTCCACGTAGACGGCCACATTCACCACCGACAGCGTCATGGCTTTGCGGCGTCCCAATTTCAAGAAGACGGACTTGCCCTTCCTTACAGGGACGCGCACTTCCTTGATGAGTTCGCCGGGTTGGAGCACGGTTTGGCCGGGGCCTGTGAAGAAGTCCTCCACGGGCACTTCTCGCTCGCCCGTCGCGCTGACAAGGACAACGGTGGCTCCGAGGGCAATGAGCGGGGTTGCCAGGTCGGCGGCGGGGGATGCATTGGCCAGGTTGCCGCCGATGGTGCCGGCTGTGCGTATGGCCGGGCTTGCGGAGAGGCGTGCGGCCTCGGCTAGGGCTGCCGCTTTCTCGGCGATGAGCGGGCTGGCCGCGATCTTCGCGGTGGGAGTCGCCGCGCCGATGACCAGTTTGCCGTCCGCCTGCTCAATGTAATCCAGGCCGAGGTTGCCGATGTATACCAGGACCTCTGGCTTGAGTTCGTAGTAGTTCATCCGAGGGACCAGGTCTGTGCCTCCGGCCAAAACAGTTGCCTTCTCACCGTATTGCGCAAGGAATTTCAGCGCCTCTGTGAGTTCGGTCGGAGCAAAATACAAGACATCCTTCATGTTCAGCCCCCTTCTTTTGTGGTTACTGATCCAATTCTAGATAGCCGAATCCGTCCCAACGTCTGCGTACTTCGGGCGACCACCTCCTTTCGTCAGCGCGCCACCGGGCGGGGGCACAGGGCCAAGCCGGTCGGGCGATGCCAGCAACAGCCTGTTCAGGGGCATTGTTGAGCAACCGAGTGCTTTGCCGTAGGCAGTGGTAGGTGCGGGCACCGAGAGGCCGATTCCCTGCCCGCCGCCGGTGTGCTGCGCTGCACACGCCAACCATTCGCAGAGTGTGATGTGAACATGTCAGGCGGCCTAATTCTAACGTTGTAACTATTATATTCTACCACATTCTTGCCGCCAAGTCAAGGGGTTTGGGGGATTTTTTACACTTTCTGCAAAATACATCCCGGCGGCCGGCGGGGCGGGGGGCGGGTGGCCCATCATTGGCAGCGAGGTGGAGCCATCCCGCGTCTGCATGGGATTGGTTCGGGGCTTCGCCCCTGCCGTGACGAGCGCTAGCACACTTTAGAGCCGAGTCGCCGTGGGCGTGTTGCCGGCGGT of Chloroflexota bacterium contains these proteins:
- a CDS encoding type II glyceraldehyde-3-phosphate dehydrogenase, whose protein sequence is PVTHGHIINVVATPKKSVSVEAVLEAFRAHPRMRVVRIEDGFDSNTAFFKYARELGNKRGDMYEIGVWEECVAKSGEDVMFAINIPQEAVTIPETVDGIRACMEMQRDRLEAVGLTNRYLGLVPRP
- a CDS encoding iron-containing alcohol dehydrogenase, which codes for MSVELETVIPLSTAKMKFGPGATEEVGYEVRILGAKRVLLVADKQLWQFGLIDRVKNALESEGVAVAIYDDVHVEPTDESFTKAAEAVRDKPFDAIVALGGGSTIDTAKAINLLTTYPADIHDYINKPIGKGKPVPGPLKPLVALPTTAGTGSETTPTIALEVVSLRVKTGMSHAYNRPTMAIVDPLNTMTTPPAVTASAGLDVFTHAAESYTIKPYNVRPKPHDPGQRPAYIGANPISDIWSEKALEWMGKYLRRAYYNGYDLEARTYMALAASFAGIGFGTAGVHIPHALGYPIAGMIRDWVPEGYAVDHPMVPHGLATALTAPASFRFTAPSSPERHARIAQLLGVNTEGMSVMDAAMTLPAAFTQLMRDLDCPNGLAALGYTEADIPEMVEGGWKQQRLLVGSPRPLTKKDLARIFEESMVLW
- a CDS encoding cyclase family protein, whose translation is MNLKGKIIDLSQEIYTGMPVYPGHAKTVIWEHMSHEESARMIGTGFSYRSSGIMMCDHGPTHIDSVSHLSRDPDAPSVDEIPLENCVTSAICIDVSDVPPQTQFGADKIKAELKRWNLEIRPGDTVLFYTGIYDRYYGKPEYVTHQPGLTRDATEFIIDQGAVNFGVDNTSPDMWLDKTYPCHTVCAERRVTHIENLCNLDKLVGKRFTFIALPLRIRKGTGSPVRAIAILDE
- a CDS encoding molybdopterin-dependent oxidoreductase, with the translated sequence MKKRGIGISVGTHPAGLKGGGDPSQAQIRLKPDGTFDLLNGAVDIGQGCKTILRQLAADELDVPLENITHQNIDTDTGPMCTGTFASRVTFMDGNAVLAAAADLKRKIREWAAEYFECSPADVEVANNKVFVRGVPEKSLTMGEVGAMVNWGGKFLVGTGAYTPGPGQQFDPETGKMTAIASLAFGCCVAEVEVDTETGVVDVLKLVQVFEVGKAMNRLLCKGQNNGGAMMGIGFGLTENICPYYPSMDFAVHDLTDYVITTAADMPPVMVEDIVEVPHPNGPRGAKGYSEMTASLAGPAILNAIHNAIGVWVTDYPATPERILKALEAARA
- a CDS encoding xanthine dehydrogenase family protein molybdopterin-binding subunit; amino-acid sequence: MAEYVGKPVLRYDGIGHVTARTRYVDDIQLPGMLYIKVLTSPVHKGVIRHLDTSAAERMPGVAGVITAKDVPGKNAYGLIPDQPVFTPEHIRYKGERIAAVAAVDEDTAMEALEKIKIDIEEQEPVFDPFKAMEPGAPLVRPEGNVWEFNSGKTRKIRFGDVEKGFAEADVIVEGTYTTATNDHAPMEPQVSVAYIDETDRLAIYTVSQDLYFHLGMLTAIFNLPMNKIRYIGGTVGGGFGSKNDIHCDHVAGLMALKIRKPVKYRHTRREETAYTTKRGPWTFYFKDGVKKDGRIVARYVKTVHDTGGYAGMGPYVVDKNSILVAGPYAIPNIWVDGICVFTNKPPCSSMRGFGIINGTAADQLQTARVAEAIGKDPWEVHFINAWRDGDLGATQFKVEAAGLIEAMKRAAELAGIELPAHLKAMSSRGR
- a CDS encoding (2Fe-2S)-binding protein; the encoded protein is MKYVLSFNLNGLPVDTLVKATDTLLDVLREKLNVVSAKRGCDNGDCGACTVLVNGEPVRACLTIGLTVAGKNVQTVEGLQQDGKLHPLQQAFHEHYAAQCGFCTPGMLMSAKALLDKNPKPTREQIVEGISGNLCRCGAYVEIVEAIQAVAAGKYKE
- a CDS encoding xanthine dehydrogenase family protein subunit M produces the protein MKDVLYFAPTELTEALKFLAQYGEKATVLAGGTDLVPRMNYYELKPEVLVYIGNLGLDYIEQADGKLVIGAATPTAKIAASPLIAEKAAALAEAARLSASPAIRTAGTIGGNLANASPAADLATPLIALGATVVLVSATGEREVPVEDFFTGPGQTVLQPGELIKEVRVPVRKGKSVFLKLGRRKAMTLSVVNVAVYVEMEKGQKCVDARVALGAMAPVPLRCKKAEGVLQGCVLPMSALEGAEFLDKARIEKAAELAIAESSPIDDQRATAWYRRKAGKVLVARALAAAAGIAI